A DNA window from Paralichthys olivaceus isolate ysfri-2021 chromosome 3, ASM2471397v2, whole genome shotgun sequence contains the following coding sequences:
- the gpr52 gene encoding G-protein coupled receptor 52, protein MNQSELTTDPVLTANSSHGDFFHGRASNHSCPLGWGLNEGLDTCVLETAVIVLLTVLIIAGNLTVIFVFHCAPLLHHYTTSYFIQTMAYADLLVGLSCLVPTLSLLHYPAGVQEPITCQVFSYVISVLKSVSMACLACISVDRYLAITKPLSYNQLVTPCRLRGCITLICVYSSLVFLPSFFGWGKPGYHGDIFEWCAHSWPTSALFTGFVVCLLYAPAALVVCFTYYHIFRICQQHNREISERRARFPSQEMEAGEGGGSGGHQGGHGPDRRYAMVLFRITSVFYMLWLPYIIYFLLESSHVLDSPALSFITTWLAISNSFCNCVIYSLSNSVFRLGMRRLSQTICSFSHCAADDRDFVEPKPRKRANSCSI, encoded by the coding sequence ATGAACCAGTCTGAACTGACAACGGACCCAGTGCTCACTGCCAACAGCAGCCATGGAGACTTCTTTCATGGACGGGCCTCCAACCACTCTTGTCCCTTGGGCTGGGGGCTAAATGAAGGCCTAGACACTTGCGTCCTGGAGACTGCTGTCATTGTACTTCTGACAGTGCTCATTATTGCAGGGAACCTGACAGTGATCTTTGTGTTCCACTGTGCCCCCCTACTACATCATTACACTACCAGCTACTTCATCCAGACCATGGCGTACGCCGATCTGCTGGTGGGTCTTAGTTGCCTGGTGCCCACCCTGTCTCTGCTCCACTACCCAGCAGGTGTCCAGGAGCCGATCACGTGCCAGGTTTTCAGCTACGTTATTTCTGTGCTGAAGAGTGTTTCGATGGCGTGCTTGGCTTGCATCAGTGTGGACCGCTACTTGGCCATAACAAAACCACTATCTTACAACCAGCTGGTGACACCATGCCGGTTACGAGGCTGCATCACCCTCATCTGTGTCTACTCGAGCCTGGTTTTCCTGCCCTCCTTCTTTGGGTGGGGTAAGCCAGGATATCATGGGGACATTTTTGAGTGGTGTGCTCACTCTTGGCCAACTTCTGCCCTTTTTACAGGCTTTGTAGTGTGCCTACTCTATGCACCTGCTGCACTTGTGGTCTGTTTCACTTATTACCACATATTTCGCATTTGCCAGCAGCACAATAGAGAGATCAGTGAGCGGCGAGCACGCTTTCCAAGCCAGGAGATGGAGGCTGGTGAGGGGGGTGGCAGTGGTGGGCATCAGGGAGGGCATGGACCAGATCGACGCTATGCGATGGTGCTCTTCCGCATCACCAGTGTTTTTTATATGCTTTGGCTGCCATACATCATCTACTTCCTATTAGAGAGCTCCCATGTGCTGGACAGTCCTGCCCTTTCCTTCATCACCACCTGGCTGGCCATTAGCAACAGCTTTTGCAACTGTGTTATCTACAGCCTCTCTAATAGTGTGTTCCGCTTGGGCATGCGTAGACTCTCGCAGACAATTTGCTCTTTCAGCCACTGTGCAGCCGATGACAGGGATTTTGTGGAGCCCAAACCAAGGAAGAGGGCAAACTCCTGCTCCATCTGA